The segment TCAGGGATAAGGAAATGCTGTAAAAGCCCTGCTAGGGAGGAGCTGGATCCCTTGGTCAAGGTAGGTTGGTGAAGCTGCTAGCCTGGGGCTTAGGGAACCAGATTTAATTTCCCGCTGTGCCGTAGACTTGACTTTGGGTAAGTTGTTTGGGCTGTGAAACGGGATGGAGCTTTCCGGCTTGGAGAGATGGGACCGGTCGGAGAAGCACCGCGATACCCAAAGGGAGCTTAGAGAAGCAGGAGGGCTGGAAAGAAACCTGTTGGCaagatggggagggggaggtccctgctgccCGTCCCACCGGTGGGCGGCGTAGATTTGATCCCGGCACGCATCCGCACCTATGCCAGGGCGGGTGGACAGAGAAGCAGCTTTTCTGTCCCAAAAATAAGTGCTGTAAGTTGGTTCCCCTTACCCAAACTTTATTGCATTGCTGCTGTTAGCTTTGAGGCTGGGCAAATCGGAGCGGGTGGTACTTAATTAGTTACAGGTTTGCTGATTTTAATACTTAAAACCTTGTAAAACCAGTAGTAgtaaacagtaattaaaataaaaagctgggaAACCGCATTAGAGTCTGTCTGCCGTGgttctcccctctgccccccacccaccaagcctgtgccagtgcaactctttttggggggaaaaaagctaatttGGGGTGGATGGCACTGTTGGATAAAGCAGAGGTTGATCCGTAGTTGGCTCTGCGGTGTCTCTAGGTTGTGTGGGTTGGTCGGGCTGACGACTAAACTTGTCTAGGGAAATTCTCTTTAATCAGGTGGTGTCCTCAAGTAGTGCCCTGAAATACAACCTGCTTTAAACACTTAGGTGCTTTAACAATTCAAGAAGAGATCAGTCAAATCAAACGCAAATTGCAGGCGGGCAAGAAAACTCAAGAGAGGCAAAAGAAGAGGCATCGGGATCGCATGGTAGAAAGGTAACGtctcctattttattttatattttctttttttttttttagtgaagtTGCTTCCTTCTCTGGCAGGACTGTAGCACTCGCAGCTGGGGTCCGTCCTTTTGTTCCCCATTGTCCCAGTGTTTTGTCTGTTCCTTGTAGAAGCTGCTTTGCTCTCCTGCCAGTCTTCTTGCCGTCCACACTTAAAAGATAAATAGAAACGGGGAAAACCTCCGGGAAACATCCCGGAAATGCTTAAAGGGTTGGAGACTTCCATGAGTATGTCTGCCACCCCTTAAACAGAGCAAGGGGGAGTAGAGCCGGTGAGAAAGCAGTACCCAGCGGAGCCGGAATGGATTGCTTTGAATATCGCTTCCATTCGCCTCCCGACTCTCTCAACAGGATCCAGTTTGTCTGTTCGTTATGCAAATATCGGACCTTCTACGACGACGAGATGAACAGTCACCTCGAGAGTAAGTTCCATAAGGAACACTTCAAGTTCGTTGGAACCAAGCTGCCTCAACAGACAGCTGACTTTCTCCAGGTGAGCTTCCGGCTAGGTTTCTGACATAGGTTAAACCCTAGGTTTAAGAATTTGGGGTtggtttattattattgtcGTCGTCCGTCATTATTTTGGAGATGCTGTAAAGCTCCTAAACTGCCCCTCTGAGTAACTGTGGTGGAAACTATTAGAGAAAGCGGAGTAAAGTTGGGCTAAAGCGTCAGAGGTGCTactccagctctgccctctTCTTTTGAACAGGTCGCTTAACGTCTGGTCTTACTGGTTGCACTggtaggaaataaaatacttgcCCACCACAGATTTTGGTGGCCGGAGCGGATGATTTAAGTGCTACCCGCAGGATGATGCGCGGTGGGATTTGTAGGGCTTTTGGAATGAGCATGCTAGAGAGATGCACCTAAAAGtgaagggggagaggaaaaaaaaaattaataccaaATATTCTGCCATACAGGAATACGTTGCTAATAAAACTAGGAAAACTGAGGAGCGTCGCAAAGCAATTGAAGACATTAACGCGGTTATTCAGCAGATTTATAGGGACCAAGATCTTACGCAAGGTAAGATTTACTACCTGTGTGCACGCAAGAGTTCCTTTGTTGTGCGTATTGGCTGCCTTGTCAACTCTATAAATAGTAAAGTagtaaaaaatagtaaaaaggGGAGGGTGGGAACCTGCTGGTGTTGCTGAAGAGTAAAACCTACTGTACGTTCAAGTGTGCCGTCAGCCACTTCAGGTTATTACCCGGCTTTGTGGACGCTAGCTAAATGATTAGCTggctgaagagattttttttttttcttatttgcaaaCCCGCAGTGCCGATGCAGCTGCAGCTCGTGTCACTCGTCGTTGTGGCGTGTGGCCAGGCTTGTATCTGGGGCACCGGTATTCTGTTAACCTGGCTGTATATAACGCGTGCTCCGCTTGGCTCGTTTCCTGCTCCCCAGAAAGGCTGTTTTGATGGTGGtggaagtgttaaaaatgaGTTTATAATGCAGGCTGGAGTAAAATCCATAGCACAGCACAGATCCCCGGATTATTTTCCGGTTAATACTGTTCttactttccttttcagatgttGGCATGgagcattttattaaaaaggtgGAGGCGGCTCACTGTGCTGCCTGCGACCTCTTCATCCCGATGCAGTACGGCATCATCCAGAAACACTTGAAGTCGCTCGACCACAACCACAACCGCCGGGTGAGTGGGCAGCCTGGCGCCTCGGGGGTCTTGCGGGCTTCAGCTGCGCTAGGAGGAGCTCGGATTTGGATGGTTTCAGTTCGCGTGGTCCCTGAAACCAGGGAGAACTTTGCTTCATCCTCTCCTCTCTGTGGTCTGCAGTTAATTTGGACCGTTCTTGTGTCCTCAGAAACTTCCCCTTTGCAAAAGCTGGCAAGGAAGGTGTTCGCGGGAGGAAAGCACCTTCAGCAAAGCCTCGTGCCAAGCTGAAGATAAGATCTCGTGTCTCTTGCCCCGTTTCttacaaaataaacagctttcCTACTTCCCCACTTCCACATACATATAGGATGATTTTGTCACAAGCTTTACTATACCCACAAGCAGCGATCCAAGGCGATGGCTGTCAGACGACGCTCTTTCTAGGTCTAAAATACATATATCGGCACGCGACTGTAAGTCTCGACATGTTACTGTGGCGATTGTTGAGCGGGCTGCGTTACCATCTGCAGCGCTCGGCTCTCCAGCCGTCCTTCGCTCCCCACACCTCAGCAGAATCAAAATGCGCCGACTTTCAACTTCAGTCCCCGGAGACTGAAAGATGAAACGATCCTGCTAGTGGAAGTGCGTGAAACAACATGTGCGGCTTTTCCTTGGCTGCCTGACGCTCGCCTTTCCGAAGCACGGAATTCGGGCAACATGCGGAAAATCAGACTTAAATATTGCTGGGTTGTCACCTCCCCAAATACCTAAGCGTGCTCTGTAGCCTGTTGCCTGCTGCTGAGCCGTGACTAATTACTGGCCTTGTAAGTTAATTCACACAAAATCTAAgtgtatttgggtttttttttttttttgtcctcccaTACAGGCTATGATGGAGCAGTCCAAGAAATCATCTCTAGTAGTTGCGAGGAGTATTCTCAACAACAAACTAATCAGTAAGAAACTGGAGCGGTACCTGAAGGTAGGTATTTGCAGAGCAGCTTGGTATGGGGTCAAGCTGGTAGCAACGCTTCCGTGCTGTAGGAATTTTGCGGTAGCTGCCGTTGACTACTGAGGGCACTTACTAGCTGAACCTTGAGGCGATCTGGGGAGTTTTTtttgagaatcatagaatcatagaattgtttaggttggaaaagacctctaagatcatccagtccaaccattaacctgacactaccaagcccaccactaaaccaattaaggggagagtcataatttcatgtttcctggcttggtggctggattattttttaatgaaagtaaaaactaggaatcattaagattggaaagaacctctaagatcatcagtccaaccatcaacccaacacccccgtgcccactaaaccatgtcccaaagtgccacgtctgcccatttttgaacacttccagggatggggactcccccacctctctgggcagcctgttccaatgcctgaccactctttcagcaaagaaatttttcctaatgtccaatctaaaccttccctggtgcagcttgaggccatttcttcttgtcctgttGTTTGGTACTTGGGAGgagagcccaacacccccctccctgccccctcctgtcaggcagctgcagagagcgatgaggtctcccctcagcctcctcttctccaggctgaacacccccagctccctcagccgctccccaccagccctgtgccccagaccctgccccagctccgctgcccttctctggacacgctccagcaccccaatgtccttgtgctgaggggcccaaaactggacacagcattccaggtgcggcctccccagcgccgagcacagggggacgatccctgccctgctcctgctggccacaccattcctgacacaagccaggatgctgttggccttcttggccacctgggcacactgctggctcatgttcagctgctgtcgaccaacacccccaggtccttttcggccaggcagctcccagccactcttccccaagcctgcagcgttgcatagggttgttgtgacccaagtgcaggacccggcacttggccctGTTGAACCTCAGTAATATATCGGATTCCTCGTTGCTGGTCATCAAGTCTCTCCGGTGCAGATGACTTCATCAGTCATCTCCTGCCCACCAAACCCTGAGCGAAGAGGATGAGCAAGGCTTCCAGCTTAAGAGCTGACCGTTGCACTGTCACCGCTAATAATAGCGGTGATTTGAATTCTCAAGGTGGCATCTGCTTTCAGGAGCTGCTCGCTTGACTGCTTTCAGTGCGACCATAACGCTGAACTTCTCGGGAGGGTTTGCTGGCGTGTAGCCAGCGTGAATTCCTCGAAGCGGCTAGAGGTAAACTCGTAGTGGACAAAtgtttgtcttctcttttcaggGTGAGAATCCTTTCACGGATGacccagaagaaaaagaggagcatgaggaaggagaagggggagcCAGTGGAAATGTAgaggaaggaacagcagaagGAGGAGATGAAAAcaaggatgaggaggaaaatccggaggaagaaaatccagaagaagaaaacccagAGGAGGAAAATCTGGAAGAGGAAAATCCAGAGGAGGAAAATCTAGATGAGGAAAATAAGGATCCTGAAGAGAACCCAGAAGGAGCTGAAAATGAGGGGGAGCGAGAAGAAACGGGGACAGAGACAGAAATCGAGGCACAACCACAAGCACAAACAGAGGTGGAGCCGGACGCAGAAAACGTGGAGGAGCAGACTTCCCCGCCTGCAGAGGAATCGCTCCCTGAGGAAGAAGAGCAACAGCCAGTAGAAGGTGTGGAGGTagaagatgaggaggaagagagcgaggaagctgctgcagcacaagAGGATGAGGATGCAGAGTAAACTCTGGAGGAGGAAGCTGATGTGTAAAAGACCTGACgcattttgtttgggtttggggtttgttgtttttttttttttttttaaagacataacTGTATCTGTGAATTTCATAGCACATCTTTTGAGTTCTCGTTCTACTAAACTCACTTAGGCAGTGGAAGCCTTTACCTgtaaggtgattttttttaaaaatagaggaaattttttttttttaccaaatcTTCATTTTGGTAGCTAGGTTTTGTGCGGTCTGTTTTTTAGATGGCTTTGTACTAGAAGAATTTCCTTTTGAGCATGTGTGCAAACCAGTGCTACTTCACGATCTGGCAAACGAAacctcttctcttccccttgaaTTGAAACTTTTCTATATTTAACAAAGATGTGGTTTGTCCCTTTAGCCTGTCTGTCTGGAAACATCAGAAATTCTATTCCGGggttttaatttctgcagtgtaCGCCATTAAGGTTCTGCATAACTTCCATGTGACTGTAATATTCTCCCTGatgttttattcttccttttaacGCGGAGCGAAACTTAAGTGGTGTCAACGTTGTATTGtttgtaaaatgctttcattttaaaggtgaaTGTTTTGGTGGGTGGAGATAAAAGGACTGTCCTGAGATTACCTGTGACTCTGCCTTAATTTCTGGTGCCCTGGTAAAGTTTGTGAGAGGTTGGAGGCTTAGAACTGGCCTACAAATCCTGTGTCTCCGTGCTCGTTGAAGCTGTCATCTGTTAATCATCACCTGGAGTACGGCTTCTCCTTCTTGAAATGAGGGAGAAATAAGGAAATCGGTTTCCATGGCACCGCAGAGGTTATTCCTGCTATGGAGAGAGGCGGCTGGGAGCTTTCCTGCCGGATGGGGTGATGGATAAGGATGTGCTTAGCCTGGAACGGACATGGTGTCACACCAGCAGACACAAACCTCCAACTTGGTGTAAATTGTTTGTACCAGAGAAGTTTCCCCCGGCGATGGGCAGAAAGGGAGGTTTAGGCATTAATGTGAAGACAAAGTGCTGAGACTGCTCCCGACCTCAAACCCTTTCCTCCAGCGCAGGTGGCAGCGACTTACCGGATCTCCAGCCGTGTCCGTGAAGTCCTCCGCGAGCTAATGGGATTGAGAGACGGATGAGGTGAGCTCTGCGAGAGGGAACGTTTCGCCTGCTCCACGCCAGGGAGATTTATTACCCATGAAAACACCGAGCTCAGGTCCTGAACTGTTTATCCTGGCATCGCCCGCTCGCCTTCCCGAGTGGTGAACCCCTCTCCTGCAGGCAGACATCTCAAACTCATCCTGGAAGATTCTTTTCCAAATGTAATTAATACCCTGAGTCACTAAATACCTCATCGGGGCTGTAACAAATTGGGCTTGTTCCCTCTCGATCCCAAGGTTGACCCTGCAAGCTGTTGGGCGTTGAGGGAGATGGCTGCCGCTTGCTCCCACCTTTTCGGTGGGTTTAATCGGACCTCTACCAGTTTTGGGGTGTTTTAGCGTATAAACTTGATCCCCAGATCTCGCTTTGATGCGTGACTGAGCTCAGAGCAGCGTAATTGCTGCTGAGCGCCGGTAGCGTGCTGCGAGAACAAAGTGGGTGCCTTGGAGGGTGCTGGTGGCACTTTAGGGTGGCAGGGGAGACGATTTTGAAAGCCGTACAAGGTGACGCGGGGCGCGGGGTTAGATGCTGCCTCGGCAGCATCATCTTCACTTTTTTTGGTGGCTTTGCTTTGAAGGCAGACGGGCGTTCAGCTAGCCACCATCATCTGTTCAAATTTAGCCTGTGCCAAGAAAAGAGTCTCCATTCCGTTGCCTCCTTTTACAGCTGCtggtttttcctccttgctcAGCAGATTTTTGTGGCGATTGCCAggtttcttcctgcttttctccgTAGAAACCCTCCGATGTAGATTGAATTAGCTGTCCCCATCCTGATGAAAACAACTGGGCTTGGCTTTGTTGAAGCGTTAAGACCTGCGCTCTGCTTGCGTTTTACTGCATTCGTGGATTGATGTTTTAATTGGGGTggatttttcagaaagcattatAAAGAAATACCTTTTGATTTAAGGTTTACTTAAGAAAATTGAGATTCTTTAATCAGGGTAGGCTGCCTGTAACTTTAAATATTGGGTCTTGAAGGTGGCGAGATTTCCGTGTGCCAgccattctttttaaaaaaggacaaaacccCACCTTTATTTGTAATATGGTGAGTTACACTTTCCTTGCACCTTCccctttctgcttcatttccttacttttgcctttctgctgtCAGTATTTCTCTAACACGCCGTTATACTGGCTTAAAAAATTAATTCGAAGAAAAGGGACCATCAAGGGGTGCAAGCTGTGTGTTACATAcgctgcttcccagctggttTTTTTGGGAGGAGACTTCACCTCCTGGTCAGCAGGGACAGCGGCTCCTCCTGTCCACGTTTGCTCGCACCAGGAGCGTTGGCATCAAAACATCTGCAGAACTTCCAGCAGGGACCAGCGAGTGGAGTTTGGGCTGTTTGCTGCGCTGGCTATCTTCTACCTGTTGTTTTCTTCCACCCTGATTATTAACAAGGGGAGGGAAAATCAGCTGTCAGCATGAAAGAACAATTTGTCATTAATTCCCTTGCGTAATTGGGGCACCGCCTGAGCGAGGTTACCTCTGCGTTCCTgaagtttgggttggaaggaacatCTCACCTCTGCTTAGCAGAACCCAGCTTGCCCTTGCAGGGGTGAATTTTATCCCTTCAATGACTGCTTTTCAGGTTGATTGAGGCGTGCTGTGCGTTTCGGGCGCTCCCCCGTGCCGTTCTGCCAAGCTTTCTACCTTCCGGTGGTAGATTAATCGTACAACAGCCGTTCCCTTGGACTCTGAACTTTGCCTTCCTGTTCAAACAAAGGTCTGGCCAAGGAGCGAGGTCTGGAGAGGCAGCTGGCGTGTGCGAGGAGGCGCTGAGCCCAGCTCGCCAGCCGCGCTGCCATATTGATGAGGTCGGGGCTCAGTGGGAGCGTTTGGGGCTTGATGGCCGTGAGGTAGCTGGGTCCATGCCAAATATCGCTGGGGGGTTGTGTTCCGAGTCAAAATCCTTGAATTAAGTGCAGATATAGATAGGCTGCATAGGAAAAGCCATACACAAGGTAGCGTTAAGGTTTTCATGGCTCTGTGCTCCTCTAGGATGCAGGCAGTAAACTCCAAACATCTGACAATTAATTAGTCACGCGAACTAAAACCCCTTCAGACTGCTCGAAGCTGAGCAGAGAATGGACCCCGGTCTGCCCGTGATCCGCAGGAACGTCCAAGCACCTCGTCACCAGAGATGCTGCAGATTGGGAGCACGTGAGCGGGGTAAGAGGGAGAGGTGAGGAAGTCAGCCGGGAAGGGCTCAGAGAAGTCAGCGGGTGCTAAAATCCTTCTGCACCAAGTTCCCTGTAAACGCTTTTTCCCTGAACGAGCAAACTCTTAAGAAAAGCGCTGACGAGTAAGCGATCGCGTAGAGTTCACCGCAGCTCCTGCGTGCTGGCTGCTGCGAGGGACAGGCTTTAGGATATAGGTGCTGTCGATTTACTCCCATCGCGATGGTTTTTCTGATGCTGCCGCTTTTCCCCAAGGAAAGGCGAGCTGAATTATTGCTTCGGCTTCCTTCCCTCCACGCTCCATACATCTAGCTATATCCTGTGTTGATGTGTTGGAGGACATGTGGTTAAGCGCCGCAATTCGAATTCAGGCGGCTTAGTGTAAATAAGGGTGTATTATTTTCCCACAGAACACCCTTACGTCCACTAAAGCTACTGCGATATGCTCGGCGGTGGCCCTGGCTCAGGGGTGGTAGCCGATTTAACTTGTATTTTCTGATTGTTCAGCCAAGATCTCAGTTTCTGCTAATGCTCTGGGGTATTTCGTCATGTTAGTTAATAATTGTAATTATTAACCACCTGCACCACTCTATAAATCCTGCCTGATCACCCCTGTGCCCAGGGCAGCctgctttttccctcctgtaAAGTATTTTTGTAGCACCTAAACAAGAAGGATTGGGGAAAGAAATTGTGGGAGGTGTTGAGGTGTGTGTTGGGGTGTTTCGGAGCAGACAGCTCTGTCTCCTGGCAGGATTTCCTGCGCATGTGCCTGGTTTCGTagctctgcttccttctgaGGTCTCCGACGCTGCGGGGAGCATCTCGCAGCAGGGAGTTTCGAGACTTGCTGGGGTGTCTATCGGTCGTCAGCAAACAAGTTCTACCATCCGCCCTTATATCTGTGGCTTTATGTATAGAAACGTACTGATAACACAGCACGGCGGCACCGATTGAGCTCCTCACTCTGATTGTGAAGCTGTCAACAGCTTCAcgttcatttattttaattgttttagaTGAGAAACACACGAATGAGACTTTAAATGGTATTAAATTGAGGATTTCTTTCAAGAATACATCACCAGGAGCGTTGTTTCATAGTCTGAGTGTTTCCAGGCTAGAAATCCCTATGTAATCCATAAATATTTCCCTAAGGTATGGAAATAGTTGGATTGTGTGAGTCTCCAATCAATGTGCTGAAATGGCCACTCATTTATTAACACAGGTCTTAAATCCTCCCGATTTCCTTCTAGAATTTATTTCAGCCCTAAATACCTGGCCGCTGTGATAATTTTCGGATTTAGTGGGGAAAGATTTCCTTTAAGTGCCACCAATCCATCTTCCACACCCTACAGAAGCAGTTTGGGTGTTTGTTCAGCCCTTCTGTCTAAAATTGATGGGGTTCTCTGTCAGGCTCTGCATTCTCCAAGATTTTTCctaattctgttaaaaaaaaaatcattatcagCCTGTGCCAATCCGGCAGCCGAGAGGCATTGAATAACCCCCCCTTTGTGCTCTTgcagcttttcttccccccctcaAACTATCTCGCAACGCTTCCACTCCTGCTCCATCTCCTCCATCGCGTTTTCTAGGAGTTGCGGCCGCAAACTGGGAACATCGCATGAAATCATGCAGCGGCAGCCGCGCAAACAAAAGGAGGTTGTTCCTCACACAGCTCAAAACTGTGGAATTTCTTGGGTTTAAatggattaaaataaaagcagcaaaagaaaccCTTGAGGAGCAACACCATGGCTGAGCCACAGAATGGGGATATTTTGGGGGAGCAGCATTACGCCCTCGCCCTGTTTTTACCCTCCAAAGGAGAGGCGTTGACCCAATGGCCTTACTCTACCGCTGCTCCCCTTTTTCACGACAAGCCATTGCTGTTCCAGTTTTCCCGGTTATCCCACTGGAATAGATTTTCTCCTTGTTCcacctatttttctttcaagctcCATTGATCGAACCTTGCTGGGGTTCAAGGAttgctctcctccctgcagtAAATAGGTTCAATTTATACCCCGCAGAGCTGAGATGCCACAATCATTCATCCTTTACGTAATTTATAGcgatttctttcatattttgaaataaaaacatgtcCTTCAGCCGTTTGGGCTTTGGTTCAGGTAATGAATTGGGTCTGGACAAGGACGCGGCTTGTGAAACGCAGGGCTTGAGGAAGACCATGGATGCTTTTGGGGTACAGCCTGCCTCTCCTCACCCACTTCCCGCTGCCGCTGGTTGCTTTTAAGCTGCTTTCATCTGGTTTTTGGGGCAAAACCTGAGGAAAAAGCCTCCATCTCTTTGGGCTGAAGCCCTCACCAAGGCTGCCCCTCGGGCCGTGCTCTGACGGTAGC is part of the Pelecanus crispus isolate bPelCri1 chromosome 27, bPelCri1.pri, whole genome shotgun sequence genome and harbors:
- the AKAP8L gene encoding A-kinase anchor protein 8-like, with the protein product MSYSGYGDWNSGTNRGYEGYSYGYGYGQDNSGNYGYGMATSNSWEMANSDVDMNPDGSGGGNADAVIAKMNQRLDMVSHMDTDTMQGGHYGSGGDRYDSYESYDSRSSMNDRDMYRSGYDYNESEHDNDNAYEGHYDNFYGNRRDQYQNRARDNFGQRGQNWGRDGRNNRPMASSYPGRMGGQWNEPPQSMGSRGLGPHGSSRLPSLFSHNIIPELSMFQGMRGFSGNMRYGGGMMKQRMRRNWKMWDSDFKPQKKKIKKDPSMKKRKQTNSSDEPDSKAAKTDGSDNSDSDNEEGTEGESGEKEEKEGSRGEGEDEEGKDSEKGALTIQEEISQIKRKLQAGKKTQERQKKRHRDRMVERIQFVCSLCKYRTFYDDEMNSHLESKFHKEHFKFVGTKLPQQTADFLQEYVANKTRKTEERRKAIEDINAVIQQIYRDQDLTQDVGMEHFIKKVEAAHCAACDLFIPMQYGIIQKHLKSLDHNHNRRAMMEQSKKSSLVVARSILNNKLISKKLERYLKGENPFTDDPEEKEEHEEGEGGASGNVEEGTAEGGDENKDEEENPEEENPEEENPEEENLEEENPEEENLDEENKDPEENPEGAENEGEREETGTETEIEAQPQAQTEVEPDAENVEEQTSPPAEESLPEEEEQQPVEGVEVEDEEEESEEAAAAQEDEDAE